The Amaranthus tricolor cultivar Red isolate AtriRed21 chromosome 6, ASM2621246v1, whole genome shotgun sequence genome has a segment encoding these proteins:
- the LOC130815660 gene encoding uncharacterized protein LOC130815660: MGVNSRKPKVALCMLEVWVKCFHNCLSIEHLMNLAVKSNGDRGVDGWGRPRKDRANSSIVHENVAESAAQPTRTGRNERSIHSSIGSIGGRSGTVRSRGGKGEIESLKLICSSKLEEQVQALRLIHKLYLNQLKHQPQIMLLPSISANLCIVEPMINYVMFMYC; this comes from the exons ATGGGGGTAAATTCCAGGAAGCCAAAAGTAGCATTATGTATGTTGGAGGTTTGGGTAAAATGTTTCCATAATTGTTTGTCCATAGAACACTTGATGAACTTAGCTGTTAAAAGCAATGGGGATAGAGGGGTAGATG GATGGGGAAGACCAAGAAAGGATAGGGCAAACTCATCAATAGTCCATGAGAATGTTGCAGAAAGTGCAGCTCAGCCAACAAGAACAGGGAGAAATGAAAGGTCAATTCATAGCAGTATTGGGTCCATAGGGGGAAGATCCGGAACTGTAAGGTCTAGAGGTGGAAAAGGAGAAATCGAAAGTCTCAAACTCAT TTGCTCGAGCAAGTTGGAGGAGCAAGTTCAAGCACTCAGACTTATTCATAAACTATATCTCAACCAACTTAAGCATCAACCGCAAATAATGTTATTACCTAGCATATCAGCTAATTTATGTATTGTTGAACcaatgattaattatgtaatgtttaTGTATTGTTGA